The DNA window GAAATTGAATTACTatttgcattgtattgtatttcatcaaatatacattaatacattatcttttatattatcttagatataaataatgtaaaaataaatgcaGTAAAAATAAACTTTTTTCAAGTGAAAACATTGAGATTAAATTTGAAGTACTAGTACATTTGGCACATAAGGTTTactttgaataaataaataaattaattaattaatcaataaatatataatttactcaaataagttaataatatatcagattAACATACGAACAGTTTGAATATGCGATTAATAGAACAGTTTTGGTTCAGAATGAGCAGTAAATTCACAACAACCCAGTTCACTTCGCAATCTCTGACGATGTTGTGATCAACATCCACCGGTATCGAGGAGGTATGCTATGTCTCGAGAAAAATCACGTGACTGTCTAGCCATGTAGAAATTTCGCTTAACTATAGTGCAGCTGGCGTCACTAGGGTCGGAGTAATGGAACGTCGATATGGGTTCGATCAAGTTCTACAAGTGaatttgagaaagaaaaaaaaaagactgttATATTAAACATGACACAGTAATATATCGCTAACTATCCAATTACAGTCGataaatatgtttgaaaatgCTCTCGAGCGTTCCTAAGCGTAGGAAAGATATCATGAACCAAGTTTCAGTTTCAGATTCTTTTCTCTATGTATCCTCCAATGAGGTATAAAAGACAATAATACATTAACAAATAGAGATAACATCAATGTGCACATACTATAATTCAGATGGCAGTCACAAGaagatacatacatatatatatatatatatatatatgttaatgtatatatattaatatatagtatatatatatatatattaacatatatatatatatattgatatatatatatattgatatattaatgatttatatattgatatatatatatatatatatatattgataagtATAACATGGTTTAAAATACCTCTTTCGGTAGTTTTCTAATGACGTCAATGAGATGTATGTGCGTATCAGAAGCTAAACCTTCTATGGCAGTTGTGGACTCTCGATTTCTAACGATGTCGAGAGCAGCTTCAAACATTTTGGTGGTGTTGTATACTGCTGAGATCCCTTCGATCTTTTAAGAGAATAATAGAAGCAATACTGAGAATTTCACGAATTTAATAAAACGATGAAGATGAATGATGATCAAACAAACAGATGAAAAAGTCacaatgatatattttctaaaacgcTGCATTGTTCAATTTGGTGACTGTATTCGATGAATGGgtatataaaaacaatataagGTAATCTTCGTTGACAGTTTGTTACAATTCGttaagtaaagaaagaaaaaaatcgcaCTCCTAATAATTCACTAATAAAGAGCAGCTGAAAGTCTATAAGTAAAAGGATCTCTTAGCGTTGATTTGGAGGAGGGTGTGAGGGTGAGGTGGAGTcgggggcggactgggtcttaaaaccgacccgggcatttttcacctagaccgggccaaattcattgatatgttacttacataagtcgccgtcctgggggacgggtcgaaggggagggggtgcccccctccccttttgagatttttttgaagttaaggaatgcctagatgcaaaatagtGCGATATTTCTCAATTTGTAGGTTAATAATGATCCTTTAAAAAGACCCAAAAATaaatttccagaagcaacacttgattaaactgagaaaatttaaaaacgTAAACCAAAAAAGAcgaaaatatatgttttaaattggatttaatttagtttttcaagcattcgtgacaacatgcttgaaaaaatgtaaaacaaaaaacctaaataaaatccactaaaacatatatgttcaataacacgagcacatgtcatgtctacgagagtaggagcctacgcagttcgctgcttctggcagccacaccatcaatgatatttttagtgtcaagttttgccaagatccttttttccacagacatcaacatgaacgcctcaAGATGTAAACATTCGTCTAATTTTGATAACCAAACaccctactgtatatatgtgggTCATTTTTGTTCATACATAATCTCTAAGGAATTAGCTAGTGAGTGATATCAAAATAATCTAATAAGATTTCACCTTTCTTTACTTCGTTTTCTGGAGGATGAGGTGCAGATTAATAAAATCTGCATTCTCTTTCAGTGCTATGTATCTGTCACAATGCATTGGTCACCGTACTTGTATATCTTATCGTAAAAATATTAGCACGGACGGGctgccaatagcacgttcttttgttacgaactaacagactaactaacatggtgatttcataagctgattcccacagttaaaaagatatttctacacagcccgtctgtattcttaattattaactactgtgaaaattggctgtaatttttaccaggctgcccagcccaccggcccaccggccgaccggcccaccgggcattgcccaaatgcccgtgtggccagtccgccactgggTGTGGTCGCTTCATGGCTCTGCGAGAATGACCTGAATTTACAATCTAAGGCAATTTAGAGGTTTAATTTAGCTCATCGTTAAACCCACCTGTCTCCACCCCTCATTAAATCCTTCAATTCCATCCGCACACTCTGTCCGTCCTGATTCTCTCTGAATAGAAACCAAGGAgaatgagaagaagaaaaaacacaaattgaggcaaattgttgcaaaatgtttatttcaaaatacaACGGTGAGTTTGAAGGTACAAACAATCTGtttaatgtaggcctactgtaacaCTGTGGTTTGAATTCTTGCCAAAAGCCAAAGGGATCAATGCGAATATGATggcgtgcgtgtgtgtttgttcGTATCTGAAACCCAAACATGTGAACACACTACCTCAAATATGTTGGTTGAAGTTcacacttggtatgtagatcctcCTTTGGTGCGTACAAGAACCTTATCGAAATTAATGGCAGTTGAAGATCAGTTCATGTTAATAAAGGTCAACTTACTCTCCGTGTAAACAACGCACAATATAGGTCTTATAATGGTTTTTGTGTGTGATTAACATGTATCCTACCTCTCTACAGAAAAATCATGTTTCGTATGCTGACAGATATTATGTTTTATGTGGATATACAGGTAAAACGAGAAAGCTGTTGGCATCATGCAGGTCAATGCATTGAATTAGTTGATGTTCTGGAATGCTTCGGCGTATAACATCCGCAAATAAAACAACTAACTGTGTCCTAATTTGATTAAAAAGATCCTTAAATTTTATTAACAAACCATTAGTTCATAAAGGTCGTAGGCCGATTTTTGTAATACGTCAATCGCATCACAGAGACCAGGGGTAGTGTCGCGTCTTGTAACTGGCGATGCAGATACCTTAAACATCATATATAAAGCAATGATGGAAGTGATGATGTACCTTGGGAAACCTGGAGAAATATGATAAACAGTCATTTCATGATGATGCAAGATTTTATCTTATTCAAAGCTTTGCGTTTGCTCCGTACTTAAACTATGATAAAGGCCCAGTTTGATAGAATGAAACCGATTCTATAAAACATAAATTAGTAACTGAATATATGGACTAAACGAAAAGGAAACAAGACATTCTGTGTATATGATTTTCCTCAACGTTATAGTTTCTCGTTGATATTTATTTGGACTAAACGAACAGGAAACAAGACATTCTGTGTATATGATTTTCCTCAACGTCATAGTTTCTCgttgatatttatttaataaaagaaaTGTTGAGTAAAATGTGTACATTACATCCGCAAACTTATCGCGATCCTAGATTCTCTCAACCAAAGACTCTATCGATATCCCTGAAATTACATTAATGAGTCGTGGTTATGacgtaacaatatatatctGTCCGAAGAAAAGATGCTTTCTTTTAAGttctcgaggggggggggggtcgggggggggggttcaataACAGGCAAGGCAGTTACAACATGAAAGCAATTTATATTGATATCACGTTTGGCAATGTAGAAGGGTTCAGTTATACCATTCATTTGGGTTAAATAGTATATAGGACTATTGGCCGTTAAGCTCGGTCAACTCAAACAGGGTGCAAGTGGTTGATCATGTGGGCATTGGATGTATTTTAAGTGCGATTGCACACGATAAAACCGGCTGTTTTAGATTTAAAGGGAAAATGTTAAGTCGTTTAGACACAAAGGTGATAAAGGGGGTGAAATGGGGTTAGTTTTGAGAATATGTTGAAAAAGGTAGCTCGTcgcaaataaattaaataataagtatcaactttcttcttttttttcttcccttttatTGATAGAGGGAGGGAGTGTGAAGAGCGGTTTGAGCCTGGAATCATTGAACCTTTCAGTAGCTCTCGCTGTCCAGGTTTCCTCAGCAATCAGTTACAAATAAAAGCTTAACTTTTTGCATTAACttgagaagaaataaaaaagccTGAAGTAACTTAGATTGAAAAGTACTAACTGTTATACTTACATAATGCCATGGTAGTATCTTTAATGGTATAACCAACTGAGAAATCTGCCCGAGAGAACCAAAAGCCTATAAGTTGCAACTTCCAAAAGTTAACTCGCGAATTAAAAATTTAATGAAGTGAAGTCTAGGACTGTACGAAATGTAAAACAATAATGAATTAATGattctgaatttttttattttatatatcatTTTCTACATTTCCGTTTATGATATTCTTGTAGGTGTAACATCTACTTACGTCCGGGATATTGGTTAACGCAAAAGCATGACATTTAGAGAAAGTCTAATATTTATGTTAAGTACAAAAATATAACACACATTATCATTAACTATTAATGTCATTTTTTTACGGATAGCCAAATATCTCTTGACATATAAGTCATCAATACCATCCAAACCAGCAacttggggggagggggtgggtggttgGGGAATTTTCTCTCTCCAACGCGAAGAGGATGTGATCAAACTGCGACAAAGATTTATATATAGAAGATTTCTATTTTCGTAACATTTATTTAAACTCGGTTTTATCAAATGTATTCTAATATCAAATGCCACGTGGTCGACCTTTGCACGAACCCATGCACGGAAACCAAATACAACGCTTGTAAACGTATAGGGCCCTCCATTATGAGAAAGAATAGCGTAAAGTTTAATTATCAAAACcaaacaagacaaaacaaagCAAGAAGAATAGatgaacacaaacacacaaatgtGTGTTccttatatgaaaaaaaaaccattcACTCGAGCAGGGTTGTCACCAGACCATTTTTAGAGCCgggtaatttgtgacagtgatccgcgtcctggggggaggggtataaggggagggggtgtccccctcccattttgaaaatttttaaaatccTGATggtgcctacatgcaaaatggtggcatttagaaaGGGGTTTGATCCTCAAAATTCTCCTGAGatacctttgttttttcatgtgCATCACTGAATTTTCCTGGGatcttttttggtattttttgtatttagagCCCCTCATCACCCACCCCAGTGTTAATGTGATTTAATTGCCCTTACtgaaatcccagatctggctttatatctggtttaatctggccagatcaagttttatctggccatataaagccagatataactggatatagagtcaatccagatatgcagataaagttttatctggccatataaagccagatataactggaaaaagagtcaatccagatatgcagataaagttttatctggccatataaagccagatataactggatgtagagtcaatccagatatgcagataaagttttatctggccatataaagccagatataactggataaagagtcaatccagatatgcagataaagttttatctggccatataaagccagatataactggataaagaATCAtcccagatatgcagataaagttttatctggccatataaagccagatataactggataaagagtcaatccagatatgcagataaagttttatctggccatataaagccagatataactggattaagagtcaatccagatatgcagataaagttttatctggccatataaaaccagatataactggatatagagccaatccagatatgcagataaagttttatctggccatataaagccagatataactggatatagagccaatccagatatgcagataaagttttatctggccatatgaAGCCAGATATGACTgaatatagagtcaatccagatatgcagataaagttttatctggccatataaagccagatataactggatatagagtcaatccagatatgcagataactggatatacatcatgtatatccagttatacctgactttatattgacagataaaactttaagattgtatgctcttacatagttcattttcatagagatttacattaCACTATATTGTGGCACTgcactatacatatatatttcaatagtaAATCACTTACACTacacactaagtcaaagggggagggggggaataACTATCtctatctgggttgctaggcaaccacaGGGTCTTAGCTTGAAACAGGATGACTCAGAGGTTGATTAAGTGTGAAGGCCGCTTTTGAACAATGGACATATGTGTATTGATACTCTAGGAGTGAGATAGGAAAGGGAGCtgtgtacactagtgtccaCATGGTAGGAGTAAAGAGCAGAAGGAAGTTTAACAGAAAGGATTGGTACATAAAGAAAATGTGATAGAGATTCGTGAATAATAACCTATCGATGTCTGGACATTGGCAAAGGTTTCTATAGTGAACTGAACAGTCAGAAATAAGGAAGAATTTTTTGGAACGGATGGCAACAAGGAATATATTTTGGGACTGAACTTCGGTTCTGAATGGACATAATGGAACATATATCGCCCTCCTGGAACTTATTTATTtaagcaaatatattaaataaaagaatagcacaacgcaatttagtatcaacatctacaggaccacagaagaataaagaactcaacCTTCAATTATTATGTTTAAGTGTACTAGTGGTACCGCGCGATGCCAGTTTATTTAAGTAAGTAATATGATTTACCTGGGCGAAAAATTTGAATGTACAtgtattcaatatcagttttcaaatgttttggtAAGGTATAGTAAAAGTGTGTAATGTGCATGCACTTTACATATTTCCACTTtgttccaatccagttgagttctgtgtttatattttgtgtgtgtcttgCTCTCTGTATGGGTCTCCGTACCAGAACAGAGATAACTGATCACGCTGGAAAGTTACTCTCAAGTCCAGTTTTGGCCACTTTTTcggccatataaaagtttatctggattttctttatatcaaccagataaagttttatctggcccagatatggaagCCATAAACTTCAAccatataaaattttatatgggccatataaaagtttatctggattttctttatatcaaccagataaagttttatctggcccagatatggatgcaataaaatttaaccatataaaattttatatgggccatataaaagtttatctggattttctttatatcaaccagataaagttttatctggcccagatatggatgcaataaaatttaaccagatcaaattttatatgggccaaataaaagtttatctggattttctttatatcaaccagataaagttttatctggtccagatatggatgcaatacaATTaaaccagatcaaattttatatgggccatataaaacttgattttatatcaagttatatctgcccaatttttttatctggccagatataaattccagatctgcagcagatctggcccagattgaaattccagctctgggccagatctggatttttatatctggcccagatctgggatttcggtaagggtgcatgctacagtactgtacaacattcTTACAATGTGTGTGAAACActtgttcttagttaaacttggcAAATCGCTAAGAAACGATTGGCAGTGGAGCGTCTCTACATAGCGAAACAGCGAACAGAATCCAAAGCACCGAGTCTTGTCTCGACATGTTTTTAGAACAGTACTCAGTGCAACGTTTCCTAGCCTAATGTGCCTAAAGTCCACACAAAACGCGAGGCCTAATATTACtattaaaaatgatatgttaccccgaaaggataaggcacgaagtttccttcttgctttttgTTACTTCTGGTAACCAGAACTTATCGGGCAATAAAATAAACACGTATCAaaaaggttttgcccttcaacaCGAAACTATTCTCGTTTAAACTTTCTTTCAGTCAAAGTCGTGAACTTCGTACTCGTACACTGGCCTAATGTGCCTAAACCCCACACAAAACgcgaggcctaatgttactacaaAAATGGTCTGTTAGTGTTACGCCGAAAGGATAAGgcacgaagtttccttcttgctttttattgcTTCTGGTAACCAGAACATATCGGGGATTTAAGTAAACACGTCTAAAAAGGTTTTGCCCGTCAACACGAAACTATTCTCGttaaaaacttgaaataaagctgaaataaataaatgaaaacttcCTTTCAGTCAAAGTTCGTAAACTTCGTACTCGTAGGCCTACTCTGgatgtttacaataaacaattgtgATGCATATAACGTGTGTTGGTTACATCAGCGATCGGTTTACGCTACCTCCACGCTATGAAAAGCGTTGTATCGATTGGTTCACTCCCATTGTGTCGGTGATGAATAGCGAGCGAGGGGAATttgcgttcctttatttggagtgcGGGGAAAGTagcgttcctttatttggagcggGGTTAATTACAGTTAAGCTGACTTTTGcactgaatcgcgctaatctttaccaagttacttattggCGGGACTGTAGGCTAATTTGTGCCGGGCGGTAAGGCTGAAATTGACCTTGAGTACCGGGCGGAAATTTTGAGAGCTGGGTAGCACCGCCCGGCGTGGTGACAACCCTGCACTCTAGCAAAATGACTaaattcggaatttccgactgtcgcactcttttttacctaggcctattcatattttcttgtgattgtgaatgacgtaaaaatggaaaaatttcggtcaaaattgacctttaatcagtcatatttaccacgttttccttgccactttgagaaattgtatctcgcgatccttatactccaccatacaacacttcgtatgattttgaatactctaaaaaaaatgcctaatagaacaaccgtacaacgttcgccagcttcaattcggtttatttatgaactaattttgctattgggtaggtcgaccctgttcgctagctttaAGTAAGTTCAGTATCTATTAGGgacgtatccaggggggggggagcaacaGCCCTTCAGtgtcaaaaaaatgttaaaactgttGGGGTttttttgcatggtattttgtcagtgctcttttgatcttggaTACgtgtcagctccgttaactctgaaaattctgaaaatttcttagaccccttcccccaTATCGATCGCAAAATgtgctcccctccccccccccccccgtgcaaaGTCTGGCTGGGTCGCTGGtatatatacaattaaaacactcaatgctttGACGAAGATGATAGGCAGAttgttcatgtgagtgataaaaaGCCCCGTCCCCTTCaaaatactatatattattaagcgcgctaggaaaagcACTGTAATTttgggtaattcactatgtcgtcgaatataatttgtggaaaaaataattcccctttgttacattaacatagattttgtagttagtagtctatgtagccttcaagcagataacttatactcagttgcttacttgcttaaccagaatgattaataagtttgtgaagtgagggccagtgggtacaaatgtatcgaaaaaagttcggaacaaaagtgcagtcgcgaaagatggggtgtctgataCCTACCGTATCGTTGACAAGTAGagcgaggggaggggggggggtaaaagtCAGTAGTCGGAATtctctggcttcaaaacccatccagttggaatttcagccactacaccccccccccccccaatcatcaggccttagctacgtccctgtctACATCATTACAAGGTAAAACCTGAATTTCCGATATCAAACGTCGATATATTTCAATACAATAAACGTCAAAGTTTCGCAGATATTTATAGAAGTTTTGAAATCAAAATAGTTGAACTTTGCATTTGCACAATAAGGTGAAATTACAAACGAGAGGTCGAAAAAATGGAGGGGGAAATATTGTTGACATTTTGCGATAGGATATGgggagtgagggaggggggggtggataaTTAAGATTACTTAATATTTTTAAGGGTATTAAGGATCCTCCAGGCTCTTCCGGTAGTCATACTATGTGTTTCTTCAAATCAAGTTTATTTATCAAGGGTAACTCCGTCGGAAAACAGCTAAGTTTACTAGGcgaaatgttattattatacattttaaCGTCAGTCTAGTCTTTTGCGAAAGGATGTTTAAAGATCCTTTAAAGTTTAAAACTTTAGATTTATCGGGGTTAATTTGAACTCTTCACTGACTACACCAGCTGATGGATGAAGCAGTCAGTGCATTATTGTTTTGTAACAGAAATGACCCCCAAAGAATTACTGATGTGCCCGATCAATATAGCGTGATTGGCTGGCTTGGGTAGGCTTAATAAGCTTATTTGTATCCACGGTTAGGCGGAGTCGAGCTTATGTTCTTTGCTTATCTTGTCCAGTCTCTATCATATTGATGCGATCCCATAAGCCCTGGTAGGATCAATGGTTTATGAGTGTATATTAACCCTACAATACCGTATAGCACCTGGTTGTCTATCCCTGTCGGTTGCATTTACCTAGTTATtgatttgttttcattcatcGACCAAATGGCTTTCAATAAGTGAACTCACCAGTCAACGGACTAAAAAAGGTCTTTGTTGTGTTTTCTATTGATGTCGGATTATTTTGGAGGTGTTATCAGAATACCCAAGATGCATCAGTCAAGACCCTGcctgcctcctacgcctttCAGTATCTTATAGTCGGTGGTCACTGAGCCAACCTACACCCGCTGgcgtattttttttcccaggacgaacgtgggcatcggccaatcaaatccctggattccaaacatgtgacgctttttcaaaaaacatgttctgaatcttttttcctagttttgaccccagattatgaacgacgaTCCTTCACTTACCTAGAGACTGGATCTgtaacccactttctaaaccctaactctgatttcaaacgaatttgtaaattcctgaaaaacctgaacCCACGTTCGTCCT is part of the Apostichopus japonicus isolate 1M-3 chromosome 22, ASM3797524v1, whole genome shotgun sequence genome and encodes:
- the LOC139963537 gene encoding uncharacterized protein isoform X3, translated to MTVYHISPGFPRYIITSIIALYMMFKVSASPVTRRDTTPGLCDAIDVLQKSAYDLYELMIEGISAVYNTTKMFEAALDIVRNRESTTAIEGLASDTHIHLIDVIRKLPKENLIEPISTFHYSDPSDASCTIVKRNFYMARQSRDFSRDIAYLLDTGGC
- the LOC139963537 gene encoding uncharacterized protein isoform X2, with the protein product MALCFPRYIITSIIALYMMFKVSASPVTRRDTTPGLCDAIDVLQKSAYDLYELMRESGRTECADGIEGFNEGWRQIEGISAVYNTTKMFEAALDIVRNRESTTAIEGLASDTHIHLIDVIRKLPKENLIEPISTFHYSDPSDASCTIVKRNFYMARQSRDFSRDIAYLLDTGGC
- the LOC139963537 gene encoding uncharacterized protein isoform X1, which encodes MTVYHISPGFPRYIITSIIALYMMFKVSASPVTRRDTTPGLCDAIDVLQKSAYDLYELMRESGRTECADGIEGFNEGWRQIEGISAVYNTTKMFEAALDIVRNRESTTAIEGLASDTHIHLIDVIRKLPKENLIEPISTFHYSDPSDASCTIVKRNFYMARQSRDFSRDIAYLLDTGGC